CGCTGCTGTTCTTGGTCTGCAGATCCTTGCGGGCGAAAGCCCTGATAACCTTCCGGTCATTCAAGCGGGTGGGAACCGCTATATGTTTGATGCCAACGAACTGCGGCGTTTCTCTATCCCGCAGGATCGTCTGCCGGCTGGAAGCATTTTTATCAATCAACCGGTATCTTTTTACCGTCTTCATAAGTGGCAGTTCTGGGCCGGCATGGTTATTTTATTCCTGTTGTGCTGCAGCCTCGTTCTGTTGAGTACGATGATCGCTATACGGCGCAAAGCTGCTATCGCGCTTGCCGAGCGAGCTCGCCTCGCATCTCTGGGGGCTGAGATTGGTCGAATTTTGACCCGTGGCGGTGATCTGCACGGGACTCTGCAGGCCTGTACCCAGGCGCTGGTCGAGCACACAGAGACGGTATTCGGCCGGATCTGGATTGTGAGCGAGAATGATCCCGAACTGCTGGAGCTCCGGGCGAGTGCCGGGCTCTATACCCGGATCGATGGCCGTCATTGTCACAAGCGGATCGGTGAATCGAAAGTTGGTCTCATCGCCCGCGACCGTCGACCGATCTTGAGCAATAATCTGATGGGTGATCCGTTGTTTACTGATCAGGAATGGATCTGTCAGGAAGGGATCGTTGGCTTCGCCGGATATCCGCTGGTAGTTAAGGAGCGACTGGTCGGGGTCACGGGGTTCTTTTCTAAAAAACCCATTACCGCTACCGTTCAGGCTTCGATCGCGTCGGTAGCCGATACGATTGCTGTCGGAATTGAGCGACACCGAGCTGAGGACGCGTTACAGGGAGCTTTTCATGCCGCAGAAGCAAGTCGCGACAACCTTGACGCCATCCTGCTCTCGGTCGCTGACGGCTTGATCGTCACCGATCTGGAAAACAGGGTGGTTTTGATCAACCAGTCGGCCGAGGAGCTGCTCGACATTCACTTCAGTGAAGCCTGCGGGCTTCCCTTTGAGACCGCGCTGCAGGGGAAGACGTTCGCGGTGCAGCTTGGAAAGCTCCTGCGCAATTTGCTTGCGGAGAACTCCCTGGAACTTGCTCTTTCCGGATCCGGGTGCGGAGAAACTCGCACACTGCTGGTACATACGGCCCCTGTCTATCGGAGTGATCAAAGCATCGGCGGCACAGTGGCAATTCTGCGTGACGTCACGCGCGAGCGAGCGCTAGATCAGCTGAAGAGCGAATTTATCGCTATCGCTGCTCATGAGCTGCGTACTCCGTTAACCACGATCCTCGGCTATGCCGAGCTCCTGTTAGCTGAGCAGGATGCACAGGCTTTTACTCAGGCGCAACGCGAAGAGTATTTGGGTTACATTGTTCAGAAAAGCGAGATACTGGAGAAGATCATTGAAGAGTTGCTTGATCTGGGGCGGATTGAAACTGGCAGGACGCTTGTTCTGGATAGTCAACCTTGTGAGATGATCGTCATGGTCAAGCAGATTGTTGGTCACTTTCAGAAGGAGACCCGTCAGCATCAGTTTGATGTCATTTGCCCGCTGGAGTGCCTTGAATTGAGGGTTGATCAGGCGAAAATGCAACGGGTGTTCGACAATCTGCTCAGCAACGCGGTTAAGTATTCGCCTGCCGGAGGGACTATTCAGGTCGAAGGCCGAGTCGTCGATGGCTGGCTGGAGGTGTCCATTACAGACAAGGGGATCGGGATGACGTCTGAACAGGTTGCCAGGGCATTCGATAAATTCTACCGTGCAGATACAGCTAATACCGCGGTGAGTGGACTCGGTCTTGGCCTGACCCTCTGTAAGGGGATCATTGAGGCGCATGGAGGTTTTATCTGGATTGAAAGTACCTTGGGTCAAGGGTCGAGGCTGACTTTCCGCCTGCCCTTATAAATATAGAATTTTTGGTGCCGGGCGATCATCAGCAAAAAGCGTTGCCTGGGCCAGGGGATCAGTGATATAGCTTGATGGTGCGAAGACCACGGGGTTTGGCCCTGTGGTCTTTTATTTTCCGAAAATCAGGTTTAAGGGATGATTGACCCATGATCAGTGCATCAAATATCTGTCTTGCTTATGGCAAACGGACCATTTTTAAGAACGTTAATATCAAATTCACGCCAGGCAACTGCTACGGTCTGATCGGTGCCAACGGTGCCGGGAAATCGACCTTTCTTAAGATACTGGCTGGAGATACCGAACCCGACAAGGGCGAGGTCGCGATCGCCAAGGGACTGCGTCTGGCCGTCTTGCGCCAGGATCAGTTTGCGTTTGATGATGAAACGGTCTTCAACACAGTGATTATGGGTCACAAGCGGCTCTATGAGGTGATGGTCGAGCGCGAGGCAATTTATGCCAAAGGAGAGTTCACCGAAGAAGATGGTGTCCGCTCTGGTGAGCTTGAAGCCGAGTTCTCCGAGATGAACGGCTACGATGTCGAATCTGAAGCGGCGGTCCTGCTGAACGGCCTGGGGATCGGCGAAGATCTGCGACAGAAGAAGATGAAAGAGCTCGAAGGAGGAGAAAAAGTTCGGGTTCTCCTGGCGCAGGCCCTTTTTGGCAATCCGGATATTCTGTTGCTCGATGAGCCGACCAACCACCTGGACCTGAAATCGATTCAATGGCTCGAAGAATTTCTTGGTCGTTTCCAGAACACCGTGATCGTGGTCTCTCACGACCGGCATTTTTTGAATCAGGCCTGCACCCATATTGCCGACATCGATTTTGGCACCATCCGCGCCTATGTCGGGAACTATGATTTCTGGTACGAGGCGAGTCAGTTGGTGCTGAAGCAGAAACAGGATGCGAACCGCAAGACCAGTGACAAGGCCAATG
Above is a genomic segment from Geopsychrobacter electrodiphilus DSM 16401 containing:
- a CDS encoding ATP-binding protein, with amino-acid sequence MGAESNFSPVSFWVTTRRLFILAVLCGLLGGTVVCAADTGQVLILHSYHPGLRWTDGIMAAMQDRLLKHHPGLSLHVEYLDTKRYPGSEYLSTYVEGVLPRKLAGLHFDLVLTSDNDAFSFVRRHRNDLFAGVPIVFCGVNGFTPQMIAGLGGITGVGEFPSFDETIKLALRLQPATRELILIGETQTETGREIDRGLHRLKAHLSETLPIRFWNDRPLEKLIVALGQLKKGQVVLLASVLRKSSGEVLSYAESARQVHDHTVVPIYGVWDFFLGQGIVGGYITSSQAQGDLAAVLGLQILAGESPDNLPVIQAGGNRYMFDANELRRFSIPQDRLPAGSIFINQPVSFYRLHKWQFWAGMVILFLLCCSLVLLSTMIAIRRKAAIALAERARLASLGAEIGRILTRGGDLHGTLQACTQALVEHTETVFGRIWIVSENDPELLELRASAGLYTRIDGRHCHKRIGESKVGLIARDRRPILSNNLMGDPLFTDQEWICQEGIVGFAGYPLVVKERLVGVTGFFSKKPITATVQASIASVADTIAVGIERHRAEDALQGAFHAAEASRDNLDAILLSVADGLIVTDLENRVVLINQSAEELLDIHFSEACGLPFETALQGKTFAVQLGKLLRNLLAENSLELALSGSGCGETRTLLVHTAPVYRSDQSIGGTVAILRDVTRERALDQLKSEFIAIAAHELRTPLTTILGYAELLLAEQDAQAFTQAQREEYLGYIVQKSEILEKIIEELLDLGRIETGRTLVLDSQPCEMIVMVKQIVGHFQKETRQHQFDVICPLECLELRVDQAKMQRVFDNLLSNAVKYSPAGGTIQVEGRVVDGWLEVSITDKGIGMTSEQVARAFDKFYRADTANTAVSGLGLGLTLCKGIIEAHGGFIWIESTLGQGSRLTFRLPL